One Sutcliffiella horikoshii DNA window includes the following coding sequences:
- a CDS encoding type III toxin-antitoxin system ToxN/AbiQ family toxin, with amino-acid sequence MMLCGIESSYLDFLRKTDKNVSTDPTKNRKFVGILFEVNGYIYCAPLTSPKPKHKKMSDKQPDIYKVDSGKLGLINLNNMIPVTESVIIRIDINKEPQEDYRNLMTKQMIHIRKDEDLIKKKANKLYKIVGSGKQPKLNDRCCDFIELEKAAPGYILSQQQTASAISKPATK; translated from the coding sequence ATGATGTTGTGTGGGATAGAATCTAGCTATCTAGATTTCTTAAGAAAAACAGATAAGAATGTTAGTACTGACCCAACAAAAAATCGCAAATTTGTGGGTATTTTGTTTGAAGTAAATGGATATATATATTGTGCTCCTTTAACTTCACCAAAGCCTAAACATAAAAAAATGTCAGACAAGCAACCTGATATCTACAAAGTGGATAGTGGGAAGTTGGGGTTAATTAATCTAAACAATATGATTCCAGTTACAGAATCAGTCATAATACGAATTGACATCAACAAGGAACCACAAGAAGACTACAGGAATTTAATGACCAAACAAATGATTCACATACGAAAAGACGAGGACCTTATTAAGAAAAAAGCTAATAAGTTATACAAAATAGTAGGGAGTGGCAAACAGCCAAAATTAAACGATCGTTGTTGCGACTTTATAGAGTTAGAAAAGGCTGCGCCTGGTTACATACTTTCACAA